The Yersinia intermedia genome window below encodes:
- a CDS encoding DUF1090 domain-containing protein, with protein sequence MLLRRSLLLVLPIVVFCNVAQAALDNECDIKAKEIQQQIDYAKQHGNTRRAAGLATALKEVKSNCTAENLKAEQQKKIRQKQHKVTERQQELKEAQQKGDASKITKQQKKLVEAQAELKQAKAQK encoded by the coding sequence ATGTTGTTACGTCGCTCTCTCCTGTTGGTTTTACCTATTGTCGTATTTTGTAATGTTGCTCAAGCAGCGTTAGACAATGAATGCGACATAAAAGCTAAAGAAATCCAACAACAGATAGATTATGCCAAACAACATGGCAATACCCGCCGCGCGGCCGGTCTGGCAACAGCCTTAAAAGAAGTAAAAAGCAACTGCACGGCGGAAAACCTGAAGGCCGAACAACAGAAAAAAATCAGACAAAAGCAACACAAGGTCACTGAGCGCCAGCAAGAGTTAAAAGAGGCTCAGCAGAAAGGTGATGCGAGTAAAATTACCAAGCAACAGAAGAAGTTAGTGGAAGCGCAAGCCGAGTTAAAACAAGCTAAGGCGCAGAAGTAG
- the mzrA gene encoding EnvZ/OmpR regulon moderator MzrA has translation MINLKGRFSRPVWHYLILPVMALLLAALLFTPIILRTESALKIRPNQQGLSLPDGFYLYQHLDQRGIRIKSITPENDSLVVSLESPEQQEEAIEVLQDILPSGYVIVLSESKKRQRLLPAFRNTLQNVG, from the coding sequence GTGATCAACCTCAAGGGCCGTTTTAGTCGCCCGGTTTGGCACTATCTTATTTTGCCAGTCATGGCGCTGTTGCTGGCGGCCTTGTTGTTTACGCCTATTATTTTGCGCACAGAAAGTGCGTTGAAAATTCGGCCTAACCAACAGGGGCTGTCATTGCCTGATGGGTTTTATCTGTACCAACATCTTGATCAACGTGGGATTCGGATAAAAAGCATTACTCCAGAGAATGATAGCTTGGTGGTAAGCCTGGAATCCCCTGAACAGCAGGAAGAAGCCATTGAAGTGTTGCAGGATATCTTGCCGAGCGGTTATGTCATTGTCTTAAGCGAGTCTAAGAAACGTCAGCGTCTGTTACCCGCATTCAGAAATACCCTACAAAATGTAGGCTAA
- a CDS encoding DedA family protein — MDIIKELLHALWAQDYETLANPSLVWAIYILLFVILFLENGLLPAAFLPGDSLLILVGVLIAKGAMSFPVTLVVLTTAASLGCWVSYIQGRWLGNTKVVQGWLSHLPAHYHQRAHNLFHRHGLSALLVGRFLAFVRTLLPTIAGLSGLDNTRFQFFNWMSGFLWVLILTTMGFAFGKTPVFLKYEDEVMFFLMLLPLALLVIGLFGSLYVLWRKKSTPQVADSNDKNKGKPE; from the coding sequence ATGGATATCATTAAAGAACTCTTACATGCTCTATGGGCACAGGACTATGAGACACTGGCGAACCCGTCTCTGGTATGGGCCATTTATATCCTGCTATTTGTAATACTTTTCCTGGAAAATGGTTTGCTGCCAGCGGCCTTCTTACCGGGTGATAGTCTGCTGATTCTGGTTGGTGTACTGATTGCAAAAGGTGCGATGAGCTTCCCTGTGACCCTCGTGGTATTGACCACTGCCGCTAGTCTTGGGTGCTGGGTCAGTTATATTCAGGGGCGATGGCTGGGGAATACCAAAGTGGTACAAGGCTGGCTGTCTCATCTCCCTGCTCATTACCACCAGCGTGCCCATAATTTGTTCCATCGCCATGGGTTATCTGCCCTGCTGGTGGGCCGTTTTCTGGCATTCGTGCGTACCTTGTTGCCAACAATTGCCGGGCTTTCAGGCCTGGACAACACCCGTTTTCAGTTCTTCAACTGGATGAGTGGCTTCCTGTGGGTATTGATCCTGACAACGATGGGCTTTGCCTTTGGTAAAACACCGGTATTCCTAAAATATGAAGACGAAGTGATGTTCTTCCTGATGTTATTGCCGCTGGCACTGTTGGTGATTGGCTTGTTTGGTTCTTTATATGTGCTTTGGCGCAAAAAAAGCACCCCACAGGTTGCGGATAGCAATGACAAAAATAAAGGTAAGCCAGAGTGA
- the exuR gene encoding transcriptional regulator ExuR, which translates to MELTETRRLYQQLAAELKQRIEAGVYPVGDKLPAERCISEEMNVSRTVVREAIIMLEVEGYVEVRKGSGIHVMSNQQKHLVMPNHSIEFATAGPFELLQARQLIESNIAEFAATQVTPQDIVQLIEIQKHARQEDRFRDSQWDLKFHVQVALATQNTAMATIVEKMWSQRVHNPYWIKLHEHIDDKSIESWCEDHDRILEALMRKDPYASKLAMWQHLENTKQMLFRATTDDFEFNVDRYLFTENPVVHLDNLMMNNNMVANSKG; encoded by the coding sequence ATGGAATTAACAGAAACCAGACGGTTGTACCAGCAGTTAGCCGCAGAGTTAAAGCAGCGCATCGAAGCGGGTGTTTATCCTGTAGGGGATAAATTGCCGGCGGAACGCTGCATTTCAGAAGAGATGAATGTCAGCCGAACCGTGGTCCGTGAAGCGATCATCATGCTGGAAGTAGAGGGTTACGTTGAAGTGCGTAAAGGCTCCGGCATCCACGTGATGTCGAATCAGCAAAAGCACCTCGTCATGCCCAACCACAGCATTGAATTCGCCACAGCAGGTCCCTTTGAGTTGCTACAGGCACGCCAGTTAATCGAAAGTAATATTGCTGAATTTGCCGCCACTCAGGTTACGCCGCAAGATATCGTGCAATTAATTGAGATCCAAAAACATGCGCGTCAGGAAGATCGCTTCCGTGATTCACAATGGGATCTGAAATTCCACGTACAGGTTGCTCTGGCCACCCAAAATACCGCCATGGCAACGATTGTCGAAAAAATGTGGAGCCAACGGGTACATAACCCTTACTGGATAAAACTGCATGAGCATATCGATGATAAATCGATCGAGAGCTGGTGCGAAGATCACGACAGGATCCTTGAAGCTCTGATGCGTAAAGATCCTTACGCCAGTAAACTTGCTATGTGGCAACATCTGGAAAATACCAAGCAGATGCTGTTCCGTGCCACTACCGATGATTTTGAATTTAATGTGGATCGCTATTTATTCACAGAAAACCCCGTTGTTCATCTCGATAATCTCATGATGAATAACAATATGGTCGCGAACAGCAAAGGCTGA
- a CDS encoding MFS transporter, protein MMRKIKGLRWYMIALVTVGTILGYLTRNAIAVAAPTLQEQLHITTQQYSYIIAAYSAAYTLMQPVAGYVLDVMGTKVGYAMFAIMWAIFCMSTALASSWGGLAIARGAVGMAEAAMIPAGLKASSEWFPAKERSIAVGYFNVGSSIGGMIAPPLVVWAIVMHSWQMAFIITGVLSLIWAIAWLILYKHPKDQKKLTDEEREYILSGQEAQHSTANAKKMSALQIIRNRQFWGIAIPRFLAEPAWGTFNAWIPLFMFKAYGFNLKEIAMFAWMPMLFADLGCILGGYLPPLFQKHFKVNLIVSRKLVVTMGGLLMIAPGTIGLFTSPYAAIALLCVGGFAHQSLSGALITLSSDVFGRNEVATANGLTGMAAWTASTMFALVVGALADTMGFSPLFAALAVFDVLAVVVIWTVLQNRPAVEPTIDPIQQAPAGQN, encoded by the coding sequence ATGATGCGTAAAATTAAAGGCTTACGCTGGTACATGATCGCTCTGGTCACCGTCGGCACCATATTGGGTTACCTAACACGTAACGCTATTGCGGTGGCCGCACCGACGTTGCAAGAGCAGTTACATATCACGACACAGCAATATTCTTACATCATCGCTGCTTATTCTGCTGCTTACACCTTGATGCAACCGGTAGCCGGTTATGTTCTGGATGTTATGGGCACCAAAGTGGGCTATGCCATGTTTGCCATTATGTGGGCCATCTTCTGTATGAGCACCGCGTTGGCCAGCAGTTGGGGCGGTTTAGCTATCGCTCGTGGTGCGGTAGGTATGGCAGAGGCTGCTATGATCCCTGCGGGCCTGAAGGCCAGTAGCGAATGGTTCCCTGCAAAAGAACGCTCCATTGCTGTAGGTTACTTTAACGTCGGCTCTTCTATCGGCGGCATGATTGCACCACCATTGGTGGTGTGGGCTATCGTGATGCACAGTTGGCAGATGGCATTTATCATCACCGGTGTGCTCAGCCTGATTTGGGCTATTGCCTGGTTAATCCTTTACAAACACCCGAAAGACCAGAAAAAACTGACCGATGAAGAACGTGAATACATCCTCAGTGGTCAGGAAGCTCAGCACTCCACCGCTAACGCTAAAAAGATGTCTGCATTGCAGATTATCCGTAACCGTCAGTTCTGGGGCATTGCTATCCCGCGTTTCTTGGCAGAACCAGCCTGGGGGACATTTAACGCTTGGATCCCACTGTTTATGTTTAAAGCCTATGGCTTTAACCTGAAAGAAATCGCCATGTTCGCCTGGATGCCAATGCTGTTTGCCGACTTGGGCTGCATTTTGGGTGGCTACCTGCCGCCGTTATTCCAGAAACACTTCAAAGTTAACCTGATTGTTTCCCGTAAGTTGGTGGTAACAATGGGTGGCCTGTTAATGATTGCACCGGGGACTATCGGCCTGTTCACTAGCCCTTATGCCGCTATCGCACTGCTGTGTGTTGGGGGCTTCGCTCACCAATCATTGTCTGGCGCACTGATTACACTATCTTCCGACGTATTTGGTCGTAACGAAGTGGCCACAGCCAACGGGTTAACCGGTATGGCGGCCTGGACTGCCAGTACCATGTTCGCTCTGGTGGTGGGTGCGTTGGCAGACACCATGGGCTTCAGCCCTCTGTTTGCCGCATTGGCGGTATTTGATGTGTTAGCCGTGGTGGTTATCTGGACGGTGCTGCAAAACCGCCCAGCGGTTGAACCGACTATCGATCCGATACAACAGGCTCCTGCCGGACAAAACTAA
- the uxaC gene encoding glucuronate isomerase has protein sequence MSQFLTEDFLLDTEFARRLYHDYAKDQPIFDYHCHLPPEQIAENYRFKNLYDIWLKGDHYKWRAMRTNGVAERLCTGDASDREKFDAWAATVPHTIGNPLYHWTHLELRRPFGITGKLLSPATSEEIWQRGNELLAQDSFSARGIMQQMNVKMVGTTDDPIDDLRHHKAIAADGSFNIKVLPSWRPDKAFNIEAAGFNDYMQRLEAAADTSISRFADLCTALNKRMDHFAAHGCKVSDHALDVVVYGEADEATLDAILARRLAGNQPSTEEVAQFKTAVLLFLSGEYHRREWVQQYHIGALRNNNSRMFNLVGPDSGFDSINDQPLAQPLSRLLDAQGLRNALPKTILYCLNPRDNEVIGTMVGNFQGEGAAGKMQFGSGWWFNDQKDGMQRQMTQLAQLGLLSRFVGMLTDSRSFLSYTRHEYFRRILCQMIGRWVADGEAPADIELLGSMVKNICFDNAKQYFAIEL, from the coding sequence ATGTCGCAGTTTTTGACCGAAGACTTTTTGCTGGACACCGAATTCGCCCGTCGTCTATATCATGACTACGCAAAAGATCAGCCGATCTTTGATTATCACTGCCATTTACCCCCTGAACAGATCGCAGAAAACTACCGCTTTAAGAATCTGTATGACATCTGGTTGAAAGGTGATCACTATAAATGGCGTGCTATGCGGACTAACGGTGTAGCAGAACGTCTGTGTACCGGCGATGCCAGTGATCGTGAGAAATTCGACGCATGGGCTGCAACGGTTCCTCATACTATCGGTAACCCGCTGTATCACTGGACTCATCTTGAATTGCGCCGTCCATTTGGTATTACAGGTAAGTTATTATCCCCTGCAACGTCAGAAGAGATCTGGCAACGCGGTAACGAATTACTGGCTCAGGACAGTTTCTCTGCGCGCGGCATTATGCAGCAGATGAATGTAAAAATGGTCGGTACCACTGATGACCCGATTGATGACCTGCGCCACCATAAAGCTATTGCCGCTGATGGTAGCTTCAACATCAAAGTGTTACCAAGCTGGCGTCCAGATAAAGCCTTCAACATTGAAGCCGCGGGCTTTAACGACTACATGCAGCGTTTGGAAGCTGCCGCTGATACCTCTATCAGCCGCTTTGCCGATCTGTGTACTGCCTTGAACAAACGGATGGACCACTTTGCCGCCCACGGTTGTAAAGTTTCGGATCATGCTTTGGATGTTGTGGTTTACGGTGAGGCAGATGAAGCCACGCTGGATGCGATTCTGGCGCGTCGTCTGGCCGGTAATCAGCCAAGTACCGAAGAAGTTGCACAGTTCAAAACGGCAGTATTGCTATTCCTGTCTGGCGAATATCACCGCCGTGAATGGGTGCAGCAGTACCACATCGGCGCTCTGCGTAACAATAACAGCCGCATGTTTAATCTGGTGGGGCCGGATAGCGGTTTTGACTCCATCAATGACCAACCACTGGCACAGCCACTGTCCCGTCTGTTGGATGCTCAGGGCCTGCGTAATGCATTACCAAAAACCATCCTTTACTGCCTAAACCCGCGTGATAACGAAGTTATCGGCACGATGGTTGGCAACTTCCAGGGTGAAGGCGCTGCCGGGAAAATGCAGTTCGGTTCTGGCTGGTGGTTTAACGACCAGAAAGATGGAATGCAACGCCAAATGACCCAACTGGCACAACTTGGTTTGCTAAGCCGCTTCGTTGGCATGCTGACGGATAGCCGCAGCTTCTTGTCTTATACGCGCCATGAATACTTCCGCCGCATCTTGTGCCAGATGATTGGCCGTTGGGTGGCTGATGGCGAAGCTCCGGCAGATATTGAACTGCTGGGTTCAATGGTGAAAAACATCTGCTTCGATAACGCGAAGCAATATTTTGCCATCGAGCTGTAA
- a CDS encoding tagaturonate reductase, translating into MQTLNRRDFPGRSHPDKIIQFGEGNFLRAFVDWQIDLLNEHTDLNAGIVVIRPIDTDFPPSLSTQDGLYTAVIRGLNEQGEAVRESRLIRSVNREINIYRQFDEYLALARDANIRFMFSNTTEAGIAWNEADQFSDAPPSSFPAKLTRLLFERFEHFAGAADKGWVLLPCELIDYNGEALRELVLRYASHWQLPTAFTQWLTEHNTFCSTLVDRIVTGYPRDEVAALQTELGYQDSFLDTAEYFYLFVIQGPKELAQELRLDQLDLNVRIVDDIKPYKERKVAILNGAHTALVPVAYLSGLDTVGQTMDDAQISSFVEKTITEEIVPVLDLPEDELLSFSQAVLSRFRNPFIQHQLLSIALNGMTKFRTRILPQLLTYQQQQGKLPPRLTFALAALIAFYRGERDGQTYPLQDDAHWLERFSTLWSGVKHSDITLAELVNSVLSDATHWGQDLTAVPQLANQVTEQLQTIIDRGMRAAVATYS; encoded by the coding sequence ATGCAAACTCTAAACCGTCGTGACTTTCCCGGCCGTAGCCACCCTGACAAGATCATTCAATTTGGTGAAGGTAACTTCCTGCGTGCATTTGTCGACTGGCAGATTGATTTACTGAATGAACATACTGATCTGAATGCCGGGATCGTGGTGATCCGCCCGATCGATACTGATTTCCCACCGTCACTCAGTACCCAGGATGGTCTGTACACTGCGGTGATCCGTGGTTTGAATGAGCAGGGCGAAGCGGTGCGTGAATCCCGCCTGATCCGCTCGGTTAACCGTGAGATCAATATTTACCGTCAGTTTGATGAATATTTGGCACTGGCCCGCGATGCCAATATTCGCTTTATGTTCTCAAACACCACTGAAGCGGGTATTGCCTGGAATGAAGCGGACCAATTCAGCGACGCACCACCAAGCTCTTTCCCGGCTAAATTGACCCGCTTGCTGTTTGAACGTTTTGAACATTTTGCCGGTGCCGCAGATAAAGGTTGGGTATTACTGCCTTGTGAACTGATTGATTACAATGGTGAAGCGCTGCGCGAACTGGTGTTGCGTTATGCCAGTCATTGGCAATTACCTACCGCTTTCACCCAGTGGTTAACTGAGCACAATACCTTCTGTTCAACGCTGGTTGACCGCATCGTTACAGGCTATCCGCGTGATGAAGTGGCTGCCTTACAAACCGAACTGGGTTATCAGGATAGCTTCCTGGATACCGCAGAATACTTCTATCTATTTGTTATTCAAGGGCCAAAAGAACTGGCTCAAGAACTGCGCCTGGATCAACTCGATCTGAACGTGCGCATCGTTGATGACATCAAACCCTATAAAGAACGCAAAGTTGCCATTCTGAACGGCGCACACACCGCGCTGGTACCTGTGGCATACCTCTCTGGACTGGACACCGTCGGCCAGACGATGGATGACGCACAAATCAGCAGCTTTGTAGAGAAAACCATTACCGAAGAGATTGTACCGGTATTGGATTTACCAGAAGACGAATTATTGTCGTTCTCACAAGCGGTATTGAGCCGGTTCCGCAACCCGTTCATTCAGCATCAACTGCTGTCTATTGCCTTGAATGGTATGACTAAATTCCGTACTCGTATTTTGCCGCAGTTGCTGACCTACCAGCAACAGCAAGGCAAGTTACCACCGCGCCTGACTTTTGCTCTGGCAGCACTTATCGCTTTTTACCGTGGTGAGCGTGATGGTCAAACTTACCCGTTGCAGGATGATGCTCACTGGCTGGAACGCTTTTCCACCTTGTGGAGTGGTGTAAAACACAGTGATATCACGCTGGCTGAGTTAGTTAACAGCGTACTGTCTGATGCGACCCATTGGGGACAGGATTTGACCGCCGTTCCACAACTGGCCAATCAGGTAACAGAACAACTGCAAACTATCATTGATCGCGGCATGAGAGCTGCGGTAGCGACCTATAGCTAA
- a CDS encoding UxaA family hydrolase, whose protein sequence is MQSIIKIHPLDNVAVALQDLAADEVIETGEFSVKLAQPVARGHKFALTAIEPGQMIVKYGLPIGHALILIQPGEHIHSQNAKTNLSDLDEYQYQPEFSDLPPQMADREVQIYRRANGNVGIRNELWIVPTVGCVNGIARQIQQRFLKETQDAEGIDGVYLFSHPFGCSQLGQDHENTRTMLQNMVRHPNAGAVLVIGLGCENNQVDVFQTTLGKVDEDRVHFMVCQQQDDEVEAGLAHLHALYQVMRNDQRVPGKLSELKFGLECGGSDGLSGITANPLLGRFSDYVIANGGTSVLTEVPEMFGAERILMSRCRDEATFEKTVSMVNDFKQYFIAHNQPIYENPSPGNKAGGITTLEEKSLGCTQKAGQSKVVDVLKYGERLQRPGLNLLSAPGNDAVATSALAGAGCHMVLFSTGRGTPYGGFVPTVKLATNSELAAKKPHWIDFDAGKLIHGTSMDTLLTEFVELIVDIANGKPARNEVNDFRELAIFKSGVTL, encoded by the coding sequence ATGCAAAGTATTATAAAAATTCACCCGCTAGATAATGTTGCTGTCGCACTGCAAGACCTGGCCGCAGATGAAGTCATTGAAACCGGTGAGTTCAGCGTCAAGCTGGCTCAGCCGGTGGCCCGTGGCCATAAGTTTGCTTTAACGGCGATCGAACCGGGCCAGATGATCGTTAAGTATGGTTTGCCTATCGGCCATGCATTAATTCTCATCCAGCCGGGCGAACATATTCACTCGCAAAATGCCAAGACTAACCTCAGTGATCTCGATGAGTATCAATATCAGCCTGAGTTCAGTGACCTGCCACCACAAATGGCCGATCGTGAGGTACAAATCTACCGTCGCGCCAACGGCAATGTGGGGATCCGCAATGAACTGTGGATAGTACCGACGGTCGGTTGCGTGAATGGCATTGCCCGTCAAATCCAGCAGCGTTTTCTGAAAGAGACTCAGGATGCTGAAGGGATTGACGGTGTTTATCTGTTCAGCCATCCATTCGGTTGTTCGCAACTGGGTCAGGATCATGAAAATACCCGTACCATGCTGCAAAACATGGTGCGTCACCCTAACGCGGGTGCGGTGCTGGTGATTGGTTTAGGTTGTGAAAACAATCAGGTAGATGTTTTCCAAACTACGCTGGGCAAGGTTGATGAAGACCGTGTGCACTTTATGGTCTGCCAGCAGCAAGATGATGAAGTTGAAGCCGGTTTGGCGCATTTACATGCGCTCTATCAGGTGATGCGTAATGACCAACGGGTGCCGGGCAAACTGAGTGAACTGAAGTTTGGTCTGGAATGTGGCGGCTCTGATGGTTTGTCCGGTATTACGGCCAACCCTCTGCTGGGGCGCTTCTCTGACTATGTCATTGCGAATGGCGGAACCTCCGTACTGACCGAAGTCCCAGAGATGTTCGGCGCAGAACGTATTCTGATGAGCCGTTGCCGCGATGAAGCGACTTTTGAAAAGACGGTCAGTATGGTCAATGACTTCAAACAGTACTTTATCGCTCACAACCAACCGATTTATGAAAACCCATCACCGGGTAATAAAGCGGGCGGTATTACCACACTGGAAGAGAAATCCCTTGGCTGCACCCAGAAAGCGGGTCAGAGCAAAGTGGTCGATGTACTGAAATATGGCGAGCGTTTGCAGCGCCCAGGTTTGAACCTACTCAGCGCTCCGGGCAATGATGCGGTGGCAACCAGTGCGTTGGCGGGTGCTGGCTGCCATATGGTGCTGTTCAGTACTGGTCGTGGCACACCTTACGGTGGTTTTGTACCGACGGTGAAACTGGCAACCAACAGTGAATTGGCCGCGAAGAAGCCACATTGGATTGATTTTGATGCTGGTAAGTTGATTCACGGCACCTCCATGGACACCCTGTTGACTGAGTTTGTCGAGTTGATTGTTGACATTGCCAACGGTAAACCGGCGCGCAATGAAGTGAATGATTTCCGCGAACTGGCAATCTTTAAAAGTGGCGTAACCTTGTAA
- a CDS encoding YgjV family protein, translating to MTFYWFAQAIGVLAFFVGITMFFNRDERRFKLQLSAYSAIIGCHFFLMGASAAGSSAMLNALRNLVAAKTRSNIAMMVFIILTLTFGIWRMQHAVEILPIFGTVISTWALFRTRGLTTRCVMWISTVCWVIHNVWLGSIGGSLIEGSFLLLNGFNIIRFRRLQLKGIDPFRDEKKAVKEEVTQ from the coding sequence ATGACCTTCTATTGGTTTGCTCAAGCCATTGGCGTACTGGCATTTTTTGTCGGTATTACCATGTTTTTCAACCGCGATGAACGGCGTTTCAAACTTCAACTTTCTGCATACAGTGCCATTATCGGCTGCCACTTCTTCCTGATGGGAGCCAGTGCTGCTGGTAGTAGTGCCATGCTTAACGCGTTACGTAATCTGGTGGCCGCTAAAACCCGCAGTAATATCGCGATGATGGTATTTATCATCCTGACGCTGACTTTTGGTATTTGGCGCATGCAACACGCGGTGGAGATATTGCCCATTTTTGGCACGGTAATCAGCACTTGGGCACTGTTCCGTACCCGTGGATTGACCACCCGTTGTGTGATGTGGATATCCACTGTTTGCTGGGTTATCCATAATGTCTGGTTGGGTTCTATTGGTGGCTCATTAATTGAAGGCAGTTTCTTACTGCTAAATGGCTTTAATATTATCCGCTTCCGCCGCCTGCAACTTAAAGGAATTGACCCTTTCCGGGATGAGAAGAAAGCGGTAAAAGAAGAAGTGACCCAATAA